The genomic window CAAGGTGCTGATATCGAAAGCCTGCGGTAATTCCGGGAAGACTAAGACTTATACCATGATTCATCCATTCTTCATTGCCGAATTCCACAGAAGCCGTTCCTGTTTTTTCCGATACCGGCTTCTTGGTAACGATATTGATCACTCCAGCCATTGCATCGGCCCCATAAAGGGTTGAAGCCGCACCTTTAAGCACTTCAATACGCTCGATCTGTTCGACAGGTATGCAGCTCAAATCATATCCCTTACTTGATGCCTGCTGAACCGGTGATCCGTTAATCAGAATGAGTTCACCATCTTCTATACCCCGAACATACACGGCGCTGTTCATTCCCTGCTTGTTGATCCCAATGGGCGCAAGGGATTTATAGCCCAATCCCCCTATTCTTCCAAGCGCCTCCATCACATTCGTCGCACCGGTTTCTTTCAGCTCTTCACTATCGACAACCGTAACGAAACGGGAGCTCTCTTTTTCTTTCACCGGAAATCGGGTAGCGGTAACAACCATCTCATCACTCGTGTAGGATGGGGTGATACCGTCTTGCGAGAAACCTTCTGCCTGAAGTGTGTACTGAGAGAAAACACACGCCATTAGAAACACAACAATTTTTTTCTTCATCTGTCGACCTGTTATCAGTTTTAAAAAAACAACTGAACCACAGGGTTGTCCATCGGCAATAAGCAAACAGGATGAGGAACGTTACACTGCCAAAAACCTGAATCTGCCCAAAAAGAGCGCATCGAGTTTCCGGGATTTCCCGGCGAAAAACAGAGATACCGGAAAAGAATGTGAATTGACAGTTTGATACATCATGAACTTCAGTGCCTGAGACTATAAACCCGTAGTCTGATTTTTTTGCAAAAACATAACTGGCAGGTCTCCTGACTTTGGCGGTAAACTACTGTTGGCAACCTTCCCACGTTTTCCGGGCGGAAACATCGCAGTGATTGACAACAACCGTTTTTTCAACATATGAAGCCATATATTGTAAAAACAGTAAACCGCTTTACAGTTGCGGGTACAGTGCACGAATTTCACGTACTTCCCTATTCTCCGGCTTTCAAACCGGCACCAGTTACAAAAGAAAGAACAACATGGTTTGTAGTTACGAAAAAAAACATATTCTACAAACCCCCGACTTTCAAAGATTTTCTTGTAAGCGTCGGAATTGAAGCCTCTTAACGATCCGCTCATTTATCCAACGAACGCAGGGATTCACCGACATGATCAATCCAGATAACGGCAAACTCATCGAATTCAGCGGTCCCCTTTAAAACAGGCACACACGCTATTCCGGCACGAGTCAATATCGATACCCACGAATCATCTCCATCGCCGGCCATATCATTTTTCGCATGATCACCGGCGACCGACATGAAGGGCATCAGATAGGCTTTTTTGATGCCCTTTTCAAGCAGCAGCTCCTTTAGCAGATCCACCTCAGGGTACCCTTCAACCGTTCCAACGAAAATATTGGGATCGACACGTTGCAGTTGAAACATCAAAGCTGCAATACAATGCATTGGATGGATGGTGAGTACCATGCCCCATGAGCAGCACCGCATCTTCCTTCGAACGTTCTTCGGGAATCGAAGCCCTTACAGCTGCAACAACTTTTTCCATATCTTCCTGGGTGGTCATAAGGGGATATCCCAAGATCAATTTCCTGAATCCCCCCATTCTCTCGAAAGCATCCACTGTCCGATACAGGTCGTGAAATTCAGCCCCGCCGATGGTGTGAAGAGACTGAACCGCCACATGGGTAAATGCTTCATCCTGCATCTTGGCCAACGCCGTTTCAGGCGAATCGAGAAACGTACCTTGTTTTGCAAGTTTTTCACGAATAACGTGTGATGTGTAAGCCCAGCGAACCGGTATACCGGAATAGGCCCGCTTCACCATTCTTTCAATAGTATCGAACGATACCTGAGCAGTCTTTTCGCTCGACCCGAAAGCAACCAGTAAAATCCCGTCTTTTCTGGGCTGATCACGTACATCTGCCGCAAAACATTCAACAGCCACCAGGTTCAGCAAGACAAAAAGCGTCAGGCAGCTTGTTTTTATACTTGTTTTCATTTCCATTCTCCATTTTTTTCTTCCTGTTTTGAAACCATCATCTTTTCTGCCGGATGCAGGTCGATACCATGATCCTCGGCTGTTTGCTGAATACGTTTGGCAAAAATGCCGGCAAAAGCACCATTGGCTCCCAACCCCTCCATAGCGACATCGACCTGAATCCCAAGAGATTCGATTCTGCTTTTCCAGGAATCCGGCTCCGGATTGTTCATGTCGTTGTGCGCATGATCACCGGCAGTGATCATAAACGGCTTGAGCAGCACATGTTTTATGGAATCTTCTTCCAGAGCCTGCAGGATCTCATCGATACCCGGGTACCCCTCGACCATACCGATATAAATGCTCGAATCCGGATAAAATGCACGCATCGCTTTTTGTGTCTCGAAAAAAGCGCCCGATGAGAAAAAATCATTCCCGTGACCCATGTAAACCAATGAAGCGCCTGACGCTTTTGCACGTATAACATCGGTTTCAAGGGCCTGTACAACCTCATCGATATCCTCGACGTAGTCGTGCTCTATACCATACGTCCCCAGCGTGGGCCGGGACAACACAATTTTATCAAAAGGCGCCCATGCTTTCTTTATCGTCCTGATCGACTGCAAAGCCCTGATACAGGACTGCAGATCTTCGTATTGCTCCCCATGATAGATGTGGGTCGGCTGGACGATGACGGTACGGTAGTTCTGATCCTGCAGGTTACCAATTGCCCCGAGCAGGCTTTGAGCGTACATGATTTCTTCTGGCACTCCCTTGGCAAGCCAGCTTTCAGGTTTTCTTCTTCTCGACGCCCAGATAGTTCTGATCCTGTTCGAGGTAAAACAAATCCTCGTCTCAATCCCCGGAAATTGCTCCTCTACCTCTTCTTTAATGTTTCCGAGAGCCGAAAGAGCGACAGGATAGCTTGTTCCGAAATGTGCAAGCAAAATGGCCTTTTTGTTGATCTGTCTTCGTATCTTGTTTTTTCCACCCATGAT from Prosthecochloris marina includes these protein-coding regions:
- a CDS encoding sirohydrochlorin cobaltochelatase: MDLLKELLLEKGIKKAYLMPFMSVAGDHAKNDMAGDGDDSWVSILTRAGIACVPVLKGTAEFDEFAVIWIDHVGESLRSLDK
- a CDS encoding sirohydrochlorin cobaltochelatase; the encoded protein is MKTSIKTSCLTLFVLLNLVAVECFAADVRDQPRKDGILLVAFGSSEKTAQVSFDTIERMVKRAYSGIPVRWAYTSHVIREKLAKQGTFLDSPETALAKMQDEAFTHVAVQSLHTIGGAEFHDLYRTVDAFERMGGFRKLILGYPLMTTQEDMEKVVAAVRASIPEERSKEDAVLLMGHGTHHPSNALYCSFDVSTATCRSQYFRWNG
- a CDS encoding sirohydrochlorin cobaltochelatase; this translates as MGGKNKIRRQINKKAILLAHFGTSYPVALSALGNIKEEVEEQFPGIETRICFTSNRIRTIWASRRRKPESWLAKGVPEEIMYAQSLLGAIGNLQDQNYRTVIVQPTHIYHGEQYEDLQSCIRALQSIRTIKKAWAPFDKIVLSRPTLGTYGIEHDYVEDIDEVVQALETDVIRAKASGASLVYMGHGNDFFSSGAFFETQKAMRAFYPDSSIYIGMVEGYPGIDEILQALEEDSIKHVLLKPFMITAGDHAHNDMNNPEPDSWKSRIESLGIQVDVAMEGLGANGAFAGIFAKRIQQTAEDHGIDLHPAEKMMVSKQEEKNGEWK